The Vibrio tarriae genome includes the window GACCACTTGTCCCCAATCCGCCATTTCATAAGCTTTATTCAATGCCAATATTTGCCCTAAAGTTCCACTGCCTTGAGTTAACGCTTGTTTGACTTCTTCCTCAATGGGCATTTCTTTCACAATCGATTCAAGAGATTGATCAAGTAAGCTGTCTAGAACTGAGAACATACCTGTTAGAAATCCTGTTCCTGAAGCAATGTTTGTCGGCACTCGTTCACTGAGCATTTCGCAAAAGCGGGCGCGTAGAATGGCAAGATTATAAAGATAGTCTGGTTTGGAATCTTGTGTTGAAGCAATCGCAACGAGCGAAATGAATTTACGGAGTTTCTGTTGCCCTAGATAGACCAGCGCTTGACGGAAAGATTGGATTTTTGAACTCACTGTTGCTGAAGAGTTTACGAACGTGAGCAGCTTGTATGAAAGAGAAATATCTTTAGCGACAATTGCTTCAATTTCTCGAAAATCGACTTCTGGTTTCGCAACTTCTTTAAGTAGGTGAACAATGGTTAGAAATGAAGGCTGTAGGGCTTTACGCTGAATAATCTCAGGTTTACTGAAGAAGTAACCTTGAAAATAGTGGAATCCCGCCAGTTTTGCTTGTTCAAACTCTTCGTAGGTTTCAACTTTTTCGGCCAAAAAATCTATTTTCATCGTTCGCAATTTATTCATGAAGAGCTTAGCTTTAGGGATTGGTACGAGACGAATATCAAATTTGATGATGGAGATATAAGGCAAAAAAGCTTTCCAATCATTGCTGGGAATAAAATCATCCAGTGCAATTTTGTACCCAAGTTGAGCCATTTTCTTGATAGCACTGAGCAACTCAGGTGTGGGTGGGCAATCTTCAAGAATTTCGACAACCAGACTTTTAACCGGAAATAGTGTAGGCACCATGTTGAGTAAACTTTGATAAGGAAAGTTTACGAACCCAAGAAGATCACCAAGAGTACTGTAGTGTGCGGTTAAGAAATGATCGGAGAGAAGGCGGCTCGTGGCCTCCTCGGGGTCGATGTCTGGGAACGTGTTTTTAGGCCCATCACGAAAGA containing:
- a CDS encoding EAL and HDOD domain-containing protein gives rise to the protein MKYSYVARQPILDREKSTIGYELLFRDGPKNTFPDIDPEEATSRLLSDHFLTAHYSTLGDLLGFVNFPYQSLLNMVPTLFPVKSLVVEILEDCPPTPELLSAIKKMAQLGYKIALDDFIPSNDWKAFLPYISIIKFDIRLVPIPKAKLFMNKLRTMKIDFLAEKVETYEEFEQAKLAGFHYFQGYFFSKPEIIQRKALQPSFLTIVHLLKEVAKPEVDFREIEAIVAKDISLSYKLLTFVNSSATVSSKIQSFRQALVYLGQQKLRKFISLVAIASTQDSKPDYLYNLAILRARFCEMLSERVPTNIASGTGFLTGMFSVLDSLLDQSLESIVKEMPIEEEVKQALTQGSGTLGQILALNKAYEMADWGQVVALGQALNLPNEAPTECYIEAVKWTADLLGVQT